A stretch of DNA from Ailuropoda melanoleuca isolate Jingjing chromosome X, ASM200744v2, whole genome shotgun sequence:
GCCTTTCCAACTCATCTACTCCTCTAATCATTTCTTCAGGGTCCAAATGCCTCACAGGAGTGTCCTCTTTAAACCCCTGGCCAGGCTGGGTCAGCCCTCCTCTAAgacttccttctgcttcctggcTTACACCTTCTTCGGAAGGTTGAggatttccttctgcctcctgtggTACATCTTCCGAAGGGCGGTCTGCCTCGGTCTTTGGCATGTTCTgtggttttccttcattttcttcacaaGACTTTTGCATGTTgagtatttttctgttatttctttagaataaattaatcctagaaaacaaggaaacaaaacaactAGATGCCAGACAAACAGACCAGCAGCCAAAGTATGGGTTCCCAGAGAGACTGGCCTCTTCTCATTCAGGTCCCTAACAGCCAAAGTTTTCCAACTAGAGAAAGCTAGGTCCTCAGGCTCAGAACTCCCCTGACTccaccccttcctccaccttccttccctccccctccggCTCCAGCTCCATCTTCCCTCCTCCCGCTCCAGCCCACCATTTCCCAGCAGGCCCTGCTTACAGGCCTCTCCTAGCCCAGAAACTGGAGCAGCGCGGAAGCAATTATCCCCCTCCTTAGACGCTGGTCTGCAATATTCCCGCCCTCTCGGGCTTTCCCAGGCCGTCCTGATCTCCCGCCACTCACCTGAGATCCGCTGGTGCAGtctctggcctcccctcccccttccac
This window harbors:
- the TCEAL8 gene encoding transcription elongation factor A protein-like 8, translated to MQKSCEENEGKPQNMPKTEADRPSEDVPQEAEGNPQPSEEGVSQEAEGSLRGGLTQPGQGFKEDTPVRHLDPEEMIRGVDELERLREEIRRVRNKFVMMHWKQRHSRSRPYPVCFRP